The Rickettsiales bacterium genome includes a region encoding these proteins:
- a CDS encoding FixH family protein, with protein sequence MRNNNETSRIPFRDRIIPWYFVMVFLLVFAINGVFAYVAITTNKGVVTDNAYEKGLDYNHIVQEVRKLKAQRHEEPKHSKSGISKK encoded by the coding sequence GTGCGAAATAACAATGAAACTAGCAGGATACCATTTCGTGACCGAATCATCCCATGGTATTTTGTTATGGTGTTCCTGTTGGTATTTGCTATAAATGGGGTGTTCGCTTACGTGGCTATTACCACTAATAAAGGTGTGGTGACAGATAACGCTTACGAGAAAGGTCTTGACTACAACCATATCGTTCAGGAAGTAAGGAAATTGAAGGCGCAAAGACATGAAGAGCCAAAACATTCAAAATCAGGAATCAGTAAGAAATAA